TCAGGATCAAAAGACTTTGAAAGCCAGTGATTAGTGCAGTTTTCCAGTTAACACATAAGCTACTCTGATATGTCAAGAAATCCTTGAttcatcaaaaatatacaaattttatcaatttttaaattttacagacTTTACAAATCATCACTTTTTTAAACTTGTCGGATgagcaaagatttaaaatattggtAATATCCAGTATGTGCCCTCAGTAAGTGAGTCTACTCTGAGGTCTCagattttgccccaaataaactCTTCCAAGGTCCAGGCCAGGAGTGAGGAGCAGGAAAGCCCATTTAACTAGTTCTCCAATATCAGCTTTGTTGGTAATTAAGGTGTGCTGCCTCCATCTACTGGGTATTTTTCGAATTTTCTAAATTGACTAAgaacatatctatctatctgtcttaGTTTCCTATCATTGCTGTAACGCATCACCAcaatcttagtggcttaaacaacacaaatttactatcttacagctctgtaagtcagaagtctcactgggctaaaatcaaggtgtctacAGGGCTATGTCCCTCCTGAAGGATGGGCCGTCATTTATTATCTTACCATTCCCCTGTTGTTTGGCACTTAGGTTAACACCATTTTGTCGATGTTACAAATTCTGCTGCAAGCACATTCTCACACACAGGAATGAGTTCTTTCTGCAGGAAAGACACCCTAAGGTGTCGTGGCTGAGTTGCAGGGCAGCAGGCTTACATTTGATGGGTCTGTTCCTTGATGTCCTCAGAGGATACACCCCCTCTCCTTTGAGATCATCCTGGGGCTGCTGGTGAGCCATGTTGCCTCCGGAGACTGGAGTGGGTCCCAAGAGAATATTCATTAAATTAACACCAAGGCCACTGTACACCCAAGGCTGGAAATCACTCCTTCCTTTTACCATCCCAAATCATGCCCGACACACTGTCCAGTACAATTCACTAGAACTCATGCAATGTGATTAAGTGATCCCATTTAGATTCTCCAATAATAAAACACCAAGAAAATTCCAAtgaataaaactataaagaaatatacagaaaatttgGTCACCAACGGGGGGATAGTAGTTACTGATGGGAGAAGACCTTGGAGGGAAGATGCAAAGTTAACTGGCAGCATTGTTTCTCAACCTGCATGGTCTTTCCAGGGGTGTTTGCTTTGtatcattctttaaaatgttgatatatGTTTAATATACTTTCTGTGTGCATAATAATTTTAATGATCaatttctttcagaaaaagaagCTTTATTGTCTTGGTTCAGGCTGCTTTGACAGAATGTCACAgaatgggtggcttataaacaacagaaatttatttcccagtctggaggctggaagttccaGATCAAGgcctggcagatttggtgtcagGTGAGAACTCACTTCCTGGCTCATAGCTAGTGccttccctctgtgtcctcactTAGGGGATGGGACGAGGgagtgtttggggtctcttttataaggaccctcctcccattcatgagggctccacctcattacctccccaaagccccacctcccaacaccatcacattgggggatAGGATTCAGCATATGAATCTGGGCAGAGGAGACACAGTCCATAACATTCATTAATAAAATGGCAACAGTAAAACGCCCTAAATTTGAACATACACTCCTCTTCCATTATCATATTCCAGGGGACGTTAGAGGACAAACACTAAATCGCTTTGCAAGATTAAAGTCCAAAGGTGAAAAAGTCCAAAAGAATCAGAATgtgcaaaaactgacagaaatgaagggagaaattAACAATTTGACAATAATAGTTGTAGACTTCAAATACCCATTTTGAATACCAGCTAGAACAGCTAGAtagaagatcaacaaggaaagaAGATTTAAAGGCCACTCTCATATACTGACCTCACAGACTCTGGGGCATGCCCATCTCCCGCATCGGAGCACCCACTCCTCCCAGGGGCACATGGAATCCATGCCCGGTCCTGCAACAGAAAGACAGAAATCGTACCAAGCGGTTCTCCAACCGCAATGGAATGAAGTCAGAAACCCATGAAAGCGAAAAATTGGGTAACTTACCAGTGTGGAAATTAACTTCTTAATAGCCcctgggtcaaagaagaaatcaaaagggaaaccAAAAAGTACTGCGAGGTGAGTGCAAATCAAGATAACAGACCAGAGACCACAGCAGGGGTTCAATGGCATTTAAGAGGAGGGTAGAGGAGACTTGAGGTTCACAAAGATGGACGTCCCGAGTCCACGCTGGGAGCTCTCAGTTCCTATCAGGAGTGTAACCTCGTGCCATCCGGAGCGATGGGCTGTTTTACCTGGGCAAACTCTCCCTTTCAGAAAGTGGTACCTGGGACACTTCTGCCTTCCATCTTGCAAACTTTGCAAATCTGCTTGGGGCAGGCCCAGTAAACAGGCTGGCTGGAGTACCTCTCTCTCCCGGCCCACAGATCCAAGACCCCGTATCTCTCTCCTACTGAGCCCTGTGTCTCTGGTGCGGGATGCCCACTGAGTGTCAGCTCTGCCCGTGACATCGGCCGCAGGGTGGCTCAGGAGCTGTTTCGAGCCGTGACGGCCCTTGGCCTGTGGCCCCTCGCTTAGGGCAGGTTCTTGCTCCCCTACGTTGGGTCCAGCTGAGATTCCCGAGCCGAAGCTTCTGCGGGAGTTGCCATGGGATCACCAGGAGCCCTTCCCTCTGTCTGTCCTCCTCCACGCAGCACAATCCACGCCTTGCGCTGAAGTCGAGGCCACGTGGCAACAGCTGCTGGACGGCCCTCCTCCCGAGAACCCTGGCTGGGGGGCTAAGATGCCCTGCTGGGCCAGGCCTCCTCGGAGGGTCTCACCTGCTGCAGGCTCCAGCACAGCCTGGGACACGCGGCCTTCACATGGGGGCAGACCCACCATCAGCGGCAGTCACCAGGTCAGGCCAACACTTCGCCTGGCCCCCGACAAGCACCGTCTTCCCCTGCAGCAGCGAAGAGCCGGCTGTGCCGCTGTGAGACGCAGCAGCCCCGCAGGCTGTGAGCGACGCAGCCCCACTGGGCCCAGGCTCAGCGTGGTGCTCCGGAGCCCAGGGGCACGTGCCGAGGCCCCACCAGCGCCCCACCCTGGGTAGGACCCTGTGCCCAAGGCCCACGTTGTGCTCCCAGGCCTCAGAGGTGCGTTTATAACCTAACGTAGAAACCAGGACCTCGTGGAGAGAGGAGTCCTGGCCGAGCGTGGACCTGGAGGCAGGGGTGCAGGACCAGCCGAGGCAGACGGGACACAGTGGGGCAGGAGGCAGGCGCTGTGGAGAGAGACGCTCCAAAAAGCTGATTCCACACGCGCAGGCTTGCGTTCATCAGCGgttaccttttcttctttttgtcatAAAGCTCTTTACAATGaaggactaattttttttttttactaaaaactggactatgggggcttccctggtggcgcagtggttgagaatctgcctgctaatgcagggaacacgggttcgagccctggtctgggaagatcccacatgccgcggagcaactgggcccgtgagccacaactactgagcctgcgcgtctggagcctgtgctccgcaacaagagaggccgcgatggtgagaggcccgcgcaccgcgatgaagagtggtccccacttgccgcaactagagaaagccctcacacagaaacgaagacccaacacagccataaattaattaattaattaattaatttagaaacaaaaaacaaaaaactggactATGTCCAATACAAAATGGCCTGCGTCCTCATCGTTTCCAGGTCCACTATAGAGATGCTCTGTTATTCTCCAGTAACACCGTATTCATACTGTCCATGGCAGGTTAAGCAATACTCACAGATACCCATGCTTGCTCTCAACACTCAAAGGAAAATGAAGTTTAAGGTGTGTTCTCAtagaagacaaataccatatgatatcacttatatgtggaatctaaaatacgacacaaatgaacctatctacgaaacagaaacagactcacaggcatagagagcagacctgtggttgccgagggcagggtggagggaaggattgggagtttggggtcagcagatgcaaactatcatatacagaatggataaacaacaaggtcttactgtagagcacagggaactatattcagtatcctgtgataaaccatatggaaaaggATATGAGAAAGGATggacatatacatgtgtatgtatgtataacaatcactttgctgtacagcagaaatgaacacaacattgtaaatcaactatacttcaataaaatttaaaaaaagaagagtgtgTTCTCGTGGTCAAGCACTGCTCAGAGACAGCTTtgggtcccagccctgccctctctAACTGCGTGACTTTGGGTCAATCACTGACCTTCACCAAATTCATCTGCCAAGTGGGCCAAATGCTCCCTGGCCTGAAGGCACAGGCCTGGTCCACGTGGCTCTCGAGGTCTTTGCTTTGGTGACACAAACACGTTGAATAAGCTGAGATGTTTCAGATTATTGTTATTCCCATGAAATATCTGTAGCGTTTTGCTAAGTTCataggccaaaaaaaatttttttaacagcaAACAATACCAAAATACCGAGTATTAATATGCTGTTAACATTCTACTGATACTATTTTTAtgcattatcatcatcatcattttaatcattttaaaaggtTAGACAATTAAGAGTGTGCTTGGCAGCCAGCGCATGTGCGGGAAGCAGGAGGCCAAATTGCAAAAGCTCCAGATGGCCTTACAAAGACATGAGCCGCCAGGATGGCCAAGGAGAGCTCCTCTTCCCGAAGCTCAGCTCAAGTATTAAATCTCCAAGCGAACTATGTTTTGGAAAGGTATAATTACACTTCTGTTCAAAGTCACCTAAAATAATGAAGTGCTGGAGTATACCAACGCAGTGGTGGAAAATGAGAGCTACTATTTACAGAGCATTCACTTTCTATCAGGTATTACACTCTGTGCTACCCAGGCTTTTACTCCCTTACTTCTCACGGCAGCCCTGTGACGCAAATGTCACTCCCCACGCTTGACCAACGCAGAGAGTGGACACAGGAAGAGGGTTAGCAATTTGACAGCTGGTCAGCGCACAGCTAGAATTCAAATCCAGAGCTCCTGTGTCACTCCAAAGCCTGGTGTTTCCCCTAAAGCACATCACTTTATAATCTACAGTCATAGATTACCGGGTTTAATTTCTAGCAACATAAATGAGACTTCGCCTCAAAGATTtccataaaacttttttttttgtttactcgggaaaaaaaaaaaagtgcagtaaAACAAGCCAATGTTGTAAAGACAATATTGTAAAGAGCACTCCGCTTAAGTGCCTCCGGATAGTTAAATATCAGGGCCGCGTGCGCTGCCAAAGAACgaagacattttatttaaaattacactGGCGCAGGACCATCAAAGCATCCttaacattttcattaaattGAGATACAGGTATACTTAGGGTAGTAAATCTCTTCTGATACAAAGAGCTCATTTGAGAGCCAAGATTCTAAGGCGTGATGAGCCTGAAAGAAAATCCAGAAACACTGACACCTTGTTCAGAGCTCTCCATGTGCCGTCCGGCCACACGATCAACCGCAGTCTGAACAAGATCTAAGCGGGTGAGGCCTCCAGCTATGCCCTCACCGAGGTCTGCAACAACACGCAGTGAGTGTCTTCAGGAGATGGACAGTCAGGCTAGATCCCAAGAGGAGGGGGCCTGCCCCACCACAGGAAGGCCACAGGGGAAGCACCAGGGCAAGTCAGGaggtcaggggtggggagggggggcgaGGCCTGTGGTTTCTGCAAGAAGAAATGGGTGGGGCAGCGCCGACAGGTGCAGGACTGGCTGGTGTGAATAGTTTCAGCTGCCTCTGGGGCAGAGGGGCCGCCCCTCATTGCTGAGACCTGATCCTGAGTGATTAGGGCAGGTGGAGAGTGGCCTGGTGTGTGAGAGCCTGATGGAGGAGGTGATGACAGGGCTGTGGGCCCTACACTGGCTGGTTTGCATTTGTGAAGTGCACTCACAAGTGGACAAAGATTTACTCTCTCTAGGAACTGGCTACCTGGGGCAGGCAGGCCCTCCAGGGTCGTCGAGGCCCCAGATGTCAGAGCATCAGGTTACAGAGGACTGAATCCTCGCGCTGACAAGCTGGACCAGGTGCTGTCTTGGAAGTAGAGCCTTCAGTGAGGCTGCCCCCATCTTTTTCTGTTTCCACAActtattgttttaattgaagtatagttgatttacaatgttatgctatttactgctgtatagcaaagtgattcagttatacatatatacacattcgttttttaatattcttttccattatggtttatcataggatagtgaatatagttccttgtgctatacagtaggaccttgttgtttatccatcctatatataaaagcttacatctgctaatcccaaactcccaatccttccctcccccaacccataTCTTGACTGCAAGCTCCCGGGAGACCTTGAGGGAGACTCACCCAGCTAAGCCCCTCCCAAGTTTCTATCCCACAGATGCTGAGAcactaaatgtttattgttttaagccactaagtgttGGGCAATTTGTTAGTTGGCAATACTTTACTAACACAAATTTGTGTCTGTGAGGTGTTAATAAGGCCAGGATTGTGGGTCTGACATCAGGAGAAGCACTCAAGCTGGATGTTGGCAGTGCCATTTATAGTCCTCAGACCCCGATATGCAAGTCTCCAGAGATAGTGCCAGCACCAATTTCTAGTCATTTCCAGAGACTTCCAGATGGACGTGCTGGGGTTGGAACGCTGCACATCTATGCTCTGTTCTGCTCTAAAGATGTCCACCTGGCTTGAAAGAGGCGGTGACTGAGAAGGGGGCTGAGTGCCCACAGAGCCCTCCTAACTGGAGGGTCTGAACAAGACACAGTCATGCCTCCAAGCCTGCACTGTGACGTGCTTCACCGCAGGGCCATGTTGACACTCAGGGGCCAAAGCCTGTTCTTATATGAATGAAAATTTCGTAACTCAACAGCTTCTAAAATGCCTGCTCTTCTCCACTCACCTCCAATCCCATTGGTCATAAGTGACTCTGATGAACGAACAGTGATGGGTCAGTGAAAGCTCATCTGTCACACCTGCAAAGCCACCCAAGATTTCCACGCCAGCTGGAGTGGGCACGTGGAGATAATGTGTCTCAGAGTGGGTTggattaattttaactttttaaagttatttgaaaattttcaaacttatAGGAAAGTTGCAAGCGTAGCACAAAGAAGTCCTCTTTACCATTCACCCCGATTCACTCACTTGTCTATCATTCTCTGTGATTATCTTCTGagccatttgagagtaagttgcagggTTCTTCTCTCCCTGGTTCAGAACCCAGTTGAAGAACAGGCATTAGACTTAGCTGTTGTGAATCCTCAATCTCATTTTATCAgaaaaagttacttttaaaagaCTAATAAGGACGCTGGCACACAGGGGAGTTTGTGTCCGTGTGCCCTGTCTTGTTTTGCTGCCTGCCTTACCCTCCGTCCCTTGCCTGCCTGCCTCGCTCACATGATTGAATCATGGCCACCTGTGCCATATTGTGAGCCCAGGTTCCCCTGACATACCGTCCAGGTCTAGAATAAAAAAACTACACTGTCATAGCTTGAGGGCCGGTGTCCTCTCTGGTTTGGAGCACAAGTAGGAGAAGCTCTGCTCGAGTGAATAACCCTTCCTCTCGGGCTGTTGGAGAAGAGCatccttctcccttcccatcaCACGGAGGGTTTACAGGAACACGTGCGGAGAAGCATGAAGGAAGAAACCTTCCTCACAGACCTCCACTGGGGCTTTGCATTTCAGGGAGAAGATGTCCTGGAACCTCTTTCAAACCTGGCAACTCCGTGTTCTTGGGACCCCACACAGAAGGTGTCAGGACCGCAGGCGGTTTTGTACCTGCCGTTGGTTCCATCGGGGACGTCCTCCCACCCACTCCCTCCCTGCTGAGGTCGGGCCTCTCCGTGGGGCCCACCCCAAGGCTGTCCCTGTCCCTCCTGCCCTGCAGCAccccctccctgtgcccccccagccccctccgGGCCTGTCCTGGGCACATGCTGACCTCTGCCTCGGAGTCGACAGGCCTCCATCTCTTTCAGGCTCACGGAaccttcctcacctctgcacGTCCCAAAAAATGCAGGCCGTGCTCTCCGCTGTCTGGTTAGCTAATTCAGCCAGGATCCTACTCATTGGAGCCAACATGTTCTCAACTAGTAGACGAGTGTCCTTCAAAGGATGGGATTCTGTCAGCTGTTCTCCCAGCCCGCTGTTATAGTCTAAATTAaaagcaaggggcttccctggtggcgcagtggttgagaatctgcctgccaatgcaggggacacgggttcgagccctggtctgggaagatcccacatgccgcggagcggctgggcccgtgagccacaattactgagcatgcgcgtctggagcctgtgctccgcaacaggagaggccgcggtagtgagaggcccgcgcaccgtgatgaagagtggcccccgcttgccacaactggagaaagccctagcacagaaacgaagacccaacatagcaatcaatcaatcaatcaattaatcaataaaaaaaaataaataaataaaatctttaaattaaAAGCAAGACTGTTCTGAGCAACAAACTATTGAATGTTATACTCAGTGTATTTTCTACTGTGAGGGAGCTACTGTCTATCAATGTTACAAACAGAAGTTAGTGCAAAGGTGGCAGGCTGTTGTCTAAAAATGGCCACAGAAAAATGTCCAGTCCCTCTTCCAGAATCTTCCACACACCCTCCAATCAAGAAGTGCTAGAGCCCGCCCGGACGTGCGAGAAGCGACGGCGCAGCGCGGTGCGGCGCAGCTCcggctcccctttcccccttgccGGGCGAGAGGTGTCTATGAGGCACCCGCCGCCGCCGCTGGGTGCTGTCTCTAtggcgaggaggaggaggaggagcgcgAGCTCAGCGACACAAGTACATAAATAAAGGATAAAGTATTTTACAAAACAAATCTTCAATCAAGTATAACATTTTGATGCTTGGCAGCTAGACTCCTTGTGCCCTCACTATGCCAGCAGCAACTGTAGATCATAGCCAAAGAATTTGTGAAGTTTGGGCTTGCAACCTGGatgaagagatgaagaaaattcGTCAAGTTATCTGAAAATATAATTACGTTGCTATGGACACCGAGTTTCCAGGTGTGGTTGCAAGGCCCATTGGAGAATTCAGGAGCAACGCTGACTACCAGTACCAACTGCTGCGGTGTAACGTGGACTTGTTGAAGATAATTCAGCTAGGGCTGACCTTCATGAATGAGCAAGGAGGGTACCCTCCGGGAACTTCAACTTGgcagtttaattttaaatttaatttgacgGAGGACATGTATGCCCAAGACTCTATAGAGCTACTAACAACATCTGGTATCCAGTTTAAAAAACATGAGGAGGAAGGAATTGAGACCCAGTACTTTGCAGAACTTCTTATGACATCAGGAGTAGTCCTCTGTGAAGGGGTCAAATGGTTATCATTTCATAGTGGTTATGACTTTGGCTACTTAATCAAAATCCTGACCAATTCTAACTTGCCTGAAGAAGAACTTGACTTTTTTGAGATCCTTCGATTGTTTTTTCCTGTCATTTATGATGTGAAGTACCTCATGAAGAGCTGCAAAAATCTCAAAGGTGGTTTACAGGAAGTTGCTGAACAGTTAGAGCTGGAACGGATAGGACCACAACATCAGGCAGGATCTGACTCATTGCTCACAGGAATGGCCTTTTTCAAAATGAGAGAAATGTTCTTTGAAGATCATATTGATGATGCCAAATATTGTGGTCATCTGTACGGCCTTGGTTCTGGTTCATCCTATGTACAGAATGGCACAGGGAGTGCGTATGAAGAGGAGGCCAACAAGCAGTCATGACATGaaatagttcttttatttttattttatttgagctACACACATGCTTGTATATAGGTTTTATCTCTGGTTGAATCCCTTGAACAACAgacattacttttttttcctttcatagctCATTTTATTTGCTGCCTTTCAGTACTAAGTGTGACCATTCCTATCTCAAATCTTAATAAATAGAAAAGCATTCAGGTTAAATCTGGCCTTAATATACTTGTTAGTAGGCATGTGTGACAGAGAGTGGGGAAAGCTATTCAGTACATCATATTGAATACTTTGATAAACATTACTTACTTGAGCttggttttttccctttcctaaatTAACTAGCACTGACTGTAATTTATTTCCCTGTTTCATGTCTCCCTTCCATTCTGCAGGAGTTTTAGCTATTTGAGATTGTGGACCATCAATTTTGCACTTTAGAGAGTGATTCTGACTCAAATCCTCTGTTTTATCAGCAGTTTTGGCTTTTCTTGCTCTTAGCT
Above is a genomic segment from Balaenoptera acutorostrata chromosome 7, mBalAcu1.1, whole genome shotgun sequence containing:
- the LOC130708637 gene encoding CCR4-NOT transcription complex subunit 7-like, producing MDTEFPGVVARPIGEFRSNADYQYQLLRCNVDLLKIIQLGLTFMNEQGGYPPGTSTWQFNFKFNLTEDMYAQDSIELLTTSGIQFKKHEEEGIETQYFAELLMTSGVVLCEGVKWLSFHSGYDFGYLIKILTNSNLPEEELDFFEILRLFFPVIYDVKYLMKSCKNLKGGLQEVAEQLELERIGPQHQAGSDSLLTGMAFFKMREMFFEDHIDDAKYCGHLYGLGSGSSYVQNGTGSAYEEEANKQS